TACGCTGTGGACGCTCTCCCGGACGGCGAGGGCCCCGGCGGATGGCCTCGAGGCTGAGCGGGGGCGTTCCTTGCGCGTGACGGTCTTCTGGTCATTCGCCGTCGCGTGCACGATCGGCTTCGCCGAGTGGACCTTCGCTCAGGGTATCGGTCAACTCATCATGCTCGTCGCAGCGATGGGCTTCGCGCTCGCGCAGGAGCGGGTGGCGTGAGGCTCGGTATCAACGGCCGGTTCCTGTGCGCTCGACCCACGGGCGTCCAGCGCTTCGCGTACGAGGTGACCACCCGGCTATGCGAACGGAGAGACACCACGGTTCTGGTGCCGTCGAACCACACAGGAGCGGGTGTCACGGGCGCGCGCCTGAAACGAGGCCGTCTCGGTGGCGTATTTTGGGAGCAGCTCGAGCTCCCGGGAGCGGCGAGGCGCGCCGGCGTCGATGTGCTGCTACATCTGGCGAACGCGTGCCCACGCTTCGGTGGGCCGCACGTCCAGCTTCTTCACGATCTGACCCCACTCACCCGACCGGAGGACTTCCGTGCCGTGTACCGTCTCTGGGTTCGCTGGGCGCATGTTGCGCCGGCTCGCTCCGCCGCGGCCCTGCTGACGGTTTCCGAGCATGCGCGGTCGGAGATCGCGCGAGCGACGGGCATCTCGCCCGACCGCATGCGAATCGTTCGTCAGGGTGCAGGTCCTCTAGACACACCGGCCGACGCTGAAACTGTCGTCGCGGTGCGAGCGCGCCATCGGATACCTGAGCGCTATTTCCTGGCGATGGGCGTTGGGGACCGTCGCAAGGGCTTGGACTTCCTACGCGACGTGTATTCGCGCTGGTCCGTCGAGCGTGGTCGCGACGTCGCGCTGGTCGTAGTAGGCGACTCGTACGAGCGAGTCCACCGCGACGTCCCGGACCACTCCGCGCTTCTAGCGCTCGGCCACGTGCCGGACGAGGATTTGCGGGCCCTCTACACGGGGTCGCTCGCGTTCCTGTTCCCATCCGTCGAGGAGGGATTTGGCCGGTCGCCGCTCGAGGCTCTCGCATGCGGGACGAGAGTCGTCGTTGCACCGTACCCTGCGGCGGCGGAGGTGCTGGGCGATGGGGCGGATCTGGTCCGCCGTGAGATCGACGATTGGGTCCGAGCGCTGGACGCGATTTGCGCCGAGCCGTCGCAGCGCAGGTCCGAGCGCATCGCACGTGGCCGCGAGTGGGCGGCGGACTTCACTTGGGAGCAGGCGACCGAGGAGATCCTCAGCGTGTGTGTGGCGGTTGCCGAGGCGCGGGTGCCCAACGTGGGGACGAACCCGTGAGGGTCGCGATCGTGCACGACTGGCTCACCGGCATGCGGGGCGGCGAGCTGGTGCTCGAGGCTCTTCTGGAGCTGTTCCCCGAGGCGGAGCTCTTTACGCTGCTGCACGAGCGCGGATCGGTCTCCGAGGTCATCGAGTCACGGCCCATTCATACGTCGGCGATCGACCGGATGCCGGGGAGCCACCGGGGGTACCGGTTCTTCTTGCCGCTCTTTCCGTGGGCGATCGAACGAATGGACCTGAGCGGCTTCCACCTCGTCATCTCGAGTAGCCATTGCGCGGCCAAGGGGGCGCGGGCTCCGAGCGGTGTGCCCCATATCTGCTACTGCCACACCCCGATGCGGTACTTGTGGGACCAGTACGACGCGTACTTCGCGGCGGGGCGCGCAGCGCTGCCGGTGCGTGTGGCGATGGCGGCAGTCGCTCAGCCACTGCGGCGGTGGGACGCGCGCAGCGCCGCGTACGTCGATCACTTCGTGGCGAACTCTACGCACGTCAAGGATCGCGTGGGTCGCTTCTACGGCCGCGACGCGGTCGTCGTGCATCCGCCCGTGAACACGGAACGGTTCGCACCGCGTCCTGGGCCTCGCGACGGCTTCTACCTGACGCTCGGCGCTCTGGTGCCGTACAAGCGCCTCGACGTCGCCGTGGCAGCATTCAACGAGATGGGCAAGCCGCTCGTGGTCGTGGGAGGTGGCATCGACCAAGACCGCCTCAGCGCGCTCGCAGGACCCACGGTGCAGGTGCGTGGTCCGGTGGCTGACGAAGAAGTGGTCGACTTGCTCGCACGGTGTCGTGCGCTCGTGCTCCCCGGTGTGGAGGACTTCGGGATCGGGGTCGTCGAGGCACTGGCGTCCGGCGCCCCGGTCGTCGCGCTCGGCGAAGGGGGGGTTCTGGACTCGGTCACCAACGCGACGAACGGTTCCGGCCCGGCGGAGGGGACCGGTGTCTTCTTCTCCACCCCGTGCGTCGGGGACCTCGTGGCCGCGGTTCGTCGATTCGAGCAGCTCGAATTCGATTCCGACGACGTGGCCGCCTCCGCCCGGGGTTTCGGGAAGGCCCGGTTCATCGCTGAGATGCGGGCAGAGGTAGACCGTGTCCTGGGTGCGTGGCCCCGCCGTGTGGACGGCACGCCGCGAGCCCCCGTCCTCGGAGCCGCGATGTCCCGGGGAGGCACACTTTGAAGAAGCAGCGCCTCAGCCCGCGCAGCATCGCCCGGTTCCTCGGCCGGCTGACCCCAAGGGTGAGACCGTATCTCACGTCGCTCATCGCGGCGAGCGTGATCCTCGTGGTCAGCACGGCGATCGCTCTCGCTTTCCCGCTCATCGTGCGCGAGCTGCTCGACGCGGCGTTCCTGGAGGGGAGCGGCGAGCTGCTCAACCTCATCGCCATCGGGCTACTGGCGCTGTTCGCGCTCCAGGCGGTGCTGAACTTCGCGCAGAGCTATCTCACCGCCTCCGTGGCCGAGCGCGTGATCGCGGATCTGCGCAACGACCTGTTCGCGCACCTGCTTCGTCAGCCGCCGGGCTTCTTTTCGCTGCGCCGGGTGGGGGAGCTCAGCTCGCGCATCGCTTCGGACGCGGCGTTGATCCAGAACGTCTTGCGGTTCGGGATCCCGGAGTTGGCGCGGCAGGGGATCTTCCTGGTGGGCGCGCTCGCTCTCGTGACCGCCACGAACCCGAGGCTGACCCTGGTCACGCTCACGGCGATTCCCATAGCCGCGGGCGTAGGCTGGTTCTTCGGCCGCCGCGTTCGCCATCTCAGCACCGGCATCCAGGATCATCTCGCCTCGGCGGTGGCCCGGGCCGAGCAGGCGTTCACCCAGATCCGCACGGTGCAGGCGTTCACCCGGGAGGCGTGGGAGAGGGATCGCTTCGGCGTGGAGATCGGCCGCACCAGGGACGAGGGTCTCAAGCGGGCGGTCGCTAGGGCGGCGCTCACGGGCGCGGTGACGTTCGCGGCCTTCGGCGCGATCGTGGTGGTCCTGTGGGAGGGCGGACGTCTGGTTCTCGCGGGCGAGCTGAGCCCGGGCACGCTCGTGGCATTCCTGCTCTACGCGGTGACGATCTCGGGCGCGATCACTTCCCTCGCCGGCTTCTACGGGAACCTCAACGAGGCGGCGGGTGCCGCGCGCCACATCTTCGAGCTCCTGGACGACGAACCGATTCTCGTCGATCCGCCCGAGCCGATCGCGTTCGCTGCGCCGGTGCGAGGGACCATCGCCTACCGGGACGTCCACTTCCGGTACGGCCCCGATCTGCCCTACGTGCTGCGGGGGATCGACCTCGAGATCGAGGAGGGGGAGACAGTCGCGCTCGTGGGTAGCTCTGGGGCCGGCAAGAGTACGCTCGCGTCGTTGCTACCCCGCTTCTTCGACGTGGAGCACGGCAGCGTCAGCATCGACGGGGTCGACGTGCGCGCGGTGCGCCTGGAAGATCTGCGCTCGGTGATCGGCATTGTTCCACAGGAGCCGATGCTCTTCGCGGGCACGGTCCGGGAGAACCTGCTGTACGGGGACTTCGACGCGACGGAAGCGGATCTCGACGAGGTCGCCGCAGCCGCGCACGCGGACATCTTCATCCGAGACCTTCCGGACGCGTACGATCAGCTGATCGGGGAGCGAGGCGTGACGCTGAGCGCCGGACAACGTCAGCGGCTCGCGATCGCGCGCGTGATGCTCAGACGGCCTCGCATCCTCATCCTCGACGAGGCCTCCAGCTCCCTGGACGCGGAGTCGGAGCGGCTGGTACAGGACGCGCTCGACCGGCTCATGAGCCACTGTACCACGCTTGTGATCGCGCATCGCCTTTCCACGGTGATTCGCGCGGACCGCATCGTCGTGCTCGACGAAGGGGTCATCTCAGCCGTCGGGTCGCACGCCAACCTGCTCGAGCACGACGCCGTGTATCAGCGACTGTACCGCCGACAGTTCGAGGACGCTCTGGCGACGACGACGGCGACGCACGTGCCCTAGCAGCCGCTCTCCAAGCGCTGCTTCAGCAGCGACAGGGATTCCTTCATCTGTTCGCGAAACGCGGCCTCGAGCACGGCGCCCGGCACGAAGCGCAGCACGCCCGTCGGCTTGCCCTCGACCGACATCGTGACGCGCGTGCCGGTGCCCTCGCTTGTCCAAAGAATCTCGTTGGCCGCGGAGACCGTCGAGCCGGGCATCGACTCGAGTACCACGCGCTGGTTCGGCTCGTACGCCTTCACCTCGTAGCTGTTCTTCACCGACCGCCCCAGGAACTCGCTCACATAGTGGCGCCGCGTGCCTACCGCGGCGGCCCCCGGAGGCTCCTGTTCCGCGCCTCGAAGCTTCGGCTGCCACTCGTGCTCGCGGCTGACGTCGTCCATGTAGGCGAAAACGTCCGCAACCGGACGTTGAATCAGGATGCTATCGCTGTATCGTACGGTCGCCATTTGTCCCTCAGCACCGCGTCAAGCCTCCCCTCGCCAAGTATCGCTGGAACGACTCCGACGTAGTAGAGTGGTGCCCTGCCCGACGACCCGTGCCCATCCCATCGTGACCCATATGATGACCAAGCTCCACGACACTGCCCGCCGCCTGCGATGCTCGCCTGGCGGAGTCGGCTTGGCTGTGCTGGCATGCCTGACGCTGGTCACGGTTCCGCTCGACGCCCAAGACCGTCTGCGGAGCATGCCCGGGTACGAGCGCTTCATGGAGATGTCTCCTCAGATCGCTCGGTCCTTCGTTACGGGGGCGATCCGGCCGACCTGGGCGGACGACGGGAAGAGTTTCCAGTACGCGCACGCGGGCCAGGCCTATCGGTTCGACGTCATGACCGGCACGTCGTCGGTTGATTCGGACCCGCCGACTCGAGGTTTCGGGGGGCGCGGTGGCCGCGCCCGGGGGCGTCAATTCGTGGAAGCGGAGTCTCCGGACGGCACGTACAAGGCGTTCTACCGCGACCGGAACCTCTTCGTGAGCCGCGCGGACGGTACGGAGGAGCGGGCGATCACGAGCGATGGCAGCGCCGAGGATCGCATCAAGTATGGCACCGCGAGCTGGGTGTACGGTGAGGAGCTCGATCAGGTCACCGCGATGTGGTGGTCACCGGACGCTTCCAAGCTCGCGTACTACCGCTTCGACGAGGGCCCGGTGCCGGACTTTTTCATAGAGATGGATCAGACGAAGCTCCAGAGCTCGCTCGACGTCGAGGCGTACCCCAAGGCCGGCGTCGACAATCCGGTTGTCGACCTCTTCGTCTACGATGTGGCGGCGGACTCGGCCACACGCATCGACGTGCGGGACGGTCAGCCGTTCACGGACGATGTGGTGGGGCATTACGTGTACCGCGTCGCTTGGTCGCCGGACGGCTCGGAGATCACGTTCAACCGGGCGAACCGGCGCCAGAACATCACCGAGTTCACGGCGTGCAGCCCGGACACCGGCGCTTGCCGTCTGGTGGTGCGGGAGGAGTGGCCGGCGAGCTGGGCGATGAACTCTCCCGCGATACGGTTCCTCGAGGAGGGCGAGCGCTTCATCTGGACGTCCGAGCGCAACGGCTTCCGGAACCTGTATCTGCACAGCTTTTCCGGTGAGCCGCTCGCGACGCTCACGGACCACGACTTCGAGGTCGGCACCGTAGTGCGCGTGGACGAAGACGCGGGCGTGCTGTATTACATGGCCCGCAGCGGTGACAACCACATGAAGATGCAGTTGCACCGTGTGGGGCTGGACGGAAACGGCGACCAACGGCTCACGGACCCGGCGTTCCACCACGCGATCACGTTCTCGCCCGACGGCGCGCACTTCGTCGACGTGGCGCAGACGCACGATGAGCCGCCGACTTCGGTGCTGCGCGACATGCGTGGGCGTCAGGTCGCCGAGATCGCGACGAGCGATGTCTCGCGTTTCGACGAGCTGGGCTTCAACCGTGTCGAGATGTTCACCTTCACGGCTGAAGACGGGGTGACCGAGCTCCACGGGATGCTGCACAAGCCGTCGAACTTCGACGCGAACCAGGTTTATCCGATGCTGGTCTCCGTCTACGCGGGCCCGCGCTCGAACGGGGCTCGTGAGACGTTCACCATGCCGCATCCGCTCACCGAGTACGGCTTCCTCGTGGTCACGATGGACTCCCGGAGCGCAGGAGGTCGCGGCAAGGAGTTCCTCGACGCGATCTACATGAAGCTGGGAGTTGTCGAGGTCGACGATCAGGCGGCGGGGATGCGGTCGCTCTGGGACCGCCCGTATGTGGACCGGAACCGCGTGGGCATCTTCGGAACGTCGTACGGAGGGTATGTCTCCGCGCTGGCACTGCTCCGCCACCCGGATGCCTTCCAGGCCGCGTCCGCGTCTTCGCCGATCACCGACTGGCGGCACTACGACACGATCTATACCGAGCGGTACATGTGGACGCCGCAGGGCAACACGGCGGGGTATGACGCCGGCTCGGCGATGACCTACGCCGCGGATCTGAAGGGGCGTCTGATGCTCTACTACGGAACCGCGGACAACAACGTGCACACGACGAACACCATGCAACTCATCGCGGCGCTTCAGGAGGCCGGGAAGAGCTTC
The sequence above is a segment of the Gemmatimonadota bacterium genome. Coding sequences within it:
- a CDS encoding DPP IV N-terminal domain-containing protein: MTKLHDTARRLRCSPGGVGLAVLACLTLVTVPLDAQDRLRSMPGYERFMEMSPQIARSFVTGAIRPTWADDGKSFQYAHAGQAYRFDVMTGTSSVDSDPPTRGFGGRGGRARGRQFVEAESPDGTYKAFYRDRNLFVSRADGTEERAITSDGSAEDRIKYGTASWVYGEELDQVTAMWWSPDASKLAYYRFDEGPVPDFFIEMDQTKLQSSLDVEAYPKAGVDNPVVDLFVYDVAADSATRIDVRDGQPFTDDVVGHYVYRVAWSPDGSEITFNRANRRQNITEFTACSPDTGACRLVVREEWPASWAMNSPAIRFLEEGERFIWTSERNGFRNLYLHSFSGEPLATLTDHDFEVGTVVRVDEDAGVLYYMARSGDNHMKMQLHRVGLDGNGDQRLTDPAFHHAITFSPDGAHFVDVAQTHDEPPTSVLRDMRGRQVAEIATSDVSRFDELGFNRVEMFTFTAEDGVTELHGMLHKPSNFDANQVYPMLVSVYAGPRSNGARETFTMPHPLTEYGFLVVTMDSRSAGGRGKEFLDAIYMKLGVVEVDDQAAGMRSLWDRPYVDRNRVGIFGTSYGGYVSALALLRHPDAFQAASASSPITDWRHYDTIYTERYMWTPQGNTAGYDAGSAMTYAADLKGRLMLYYGTADNNVHTTNTMQLIAALQEAGKSFEVQVGPDRGHSGLNQDRMMEFFIENLVMSPVVF
- a CDS encoding glycosyltransferase; protein product: MRVAIVHDWLTGMRGGELVLEALLELFPEAELFTLLHERGSVSEVIESRPIHTSAIDRMPGSHRGYRFFLPLFPWAIERMDLSGFHLVISSSHCAAKGARAPSGVPHICYCHTPMRYLWDQYDAYFAAGRAALPVRVAMAAVAQPLRRWDARSAAYVDHFVANSTHVKDRVGRFYGRDAVVVHPPVNTERFAPRPGPRDGFYLTLGALVPYKRLDVAVAAFNEMGKPLVVVGGGIDQDRLSALAGPTVQVRGPVADEEVVDLLARCRALVLPGVEDFGIGVVEALASGAPVVALGEGGVLDSVTNATNGSGPAEGTGVFFSTPCVGDLVAAVRRFEQLEFDSDDVAASARGFGKARFIAEMRAEVDRVLGAWPRRVDGTPRAPVLGAAMSRGGTL
- a CDS encoding glycosyltransferase family 4 protein, whose protein sequence is MRLGINGRFLCARPTGVQRFAYEVTTRLCERRDTTVLVPSNHTGAGVTGARLKRGRLGGVFWEQLELPGAARRAGVDVLLHLANACPRFGGPHVQLLHDLTPLTRPEDFRAVYRLWVRWAHVAPARSAAALLTVSEHARSEIARATGISPDRMRIVRQGAGPLDTPADAETVVAVRARHRIPERYFLAMGVGDRRKGLDFLRDVYSRWSVERGRDVALVVVGDSYERVHRDVPDHSALLALGHVPDEDLRALYTGSLAFLFPSVEEGFGRSPLEALACGTRVVVAPYPAAAEVLGDGADLVRREIDDWVRALDAICAEPSQRRSERIARGREWAADFTWEQATEEILSVCVAVAEARVPNVGTNP
- a CDS encoding SRPBCC family protein; amino-acid sequence: MATVRYSDSILIQRPVADVFAYMDDVSREHEWQPKLRGAEQEPPGAAAVGTRRHYVSEFLGRSVKNSYEVKAYEPNQRVVLESMPGSTVSAANEILWTSEGTGTRVTMSVEGKPTGVLRFVPGAVLEAAFREQMKESLSLLKQRLESGC
- a CDS encoding ATP-binding cassette domain-containing protein, giving the protein MKKQRLSPRSIARFLGRLTPRVRPYLTSLIAASVILVVSTAIALAFPLIVRELLDAAFLEGSGELLNLIAIGLLALFALQAVLNFAQSYLTASVAERVIADLRNDLFAHLLRQPPGFFSLRRVGELSSRIASDAALIQNVLRFGIPELARQGIFLVGALALVTATNPRLTLVTLTAIPIAAGVGWFFGRRVRHLSTGIQDHLASAVARAEQAFTQIRTVQAFTREAWERDRFGVEIGRTRDEGLKRAVARAALTGAVTFAAFGAIVVVLWEGGRLVLAGELSPGTLVAFLLYAVTISGAITSLAGFYGNLNEAAGAARHIFELLDDEPILVDPPEPIAFAAPVRGTIAYRDVHFRYGPDLPYVLRGIDLEIEEGETVALVGSSGAGKSTLASLLPRFFDVEHGSVSIDGVDVRAVRLEDLRSVIGIVPQEPMLFAGTVRENLLYGDFDATEADLDEVAAAAHADIFIRDLPDAYDQLIGERGVTLSAGQRQRLAIARVMLRRPRILILDEASSSLDAESERLVQDALDRLMSHCTTLVIAHRLSTVIRADRIVVLDEGVISAVGSHANLLEHDAVYQRLYRRQFEDALATTTATHVP